The genomic stretch TAGTGAGGTAGAAGTTGCTGTTCATTTATTATTGTTTCGAGAAGAAGTATGGCGAAATACCTTTTCATGGAACAAAATTTTAGGATGGAATATGTTGTGGAGAAAATATCGTTTGGAAGATGTTGAGTGCAGTAAAAATCCACATTTAATTTATGCCCAATTTAATAATCAAATTTCGGGTATAGTTTCTCAAACTTATCCTTTCTTGAATTCTTTAATGAATCTAATAATAGAAGATAACAACCAGACGAGAATAGAGGCACGACCTGCTTTGACACCCATTTGGGAACAGCAGGCGATTGATTATCTTCGTTCGCGTAGTTTGAAAGATGCTTTACACGATAATTCTTTGGATGTGGCAGTACTTGATGCCATTTTTGTATTAAAGGAACGGGAGTTGGTGGATATACTTCAAACCCAAGGGGTCGATCAGGATAAGCTAGTGTTTTTTTTGATGGATTTTTTTAATAAGTACCGTTTCAAAATGGTTGATTTTGAACAATTAAACGAGGAGTTTAAAGCGGTTTTTCAAGTAGATTGGAATATGATATTGCCTTCTTGGTATATGAACAATAAAATTCCGACATATTTGCTAAAAATTGCAAAAATATTGAGAGTAAAAACTGAAAATTCAAAAGATTGCCGTTATCGTATAGAATTTGCTGTTTTTAATGATAGTGATGTGGATGGGGTGGTCAATTTTAGAACATCTACTTATTTACCGGGAGGTTGGCCGGAGATGCAACGGGCTCATAAAGAAAAAAGACGGGAATCTATTATTAAATACCATGCATTTAAAATTGAAGCCGGAACAGGTAAACGATTTGCATTCGAGGTGAATGAATTTTTGGATTTCATGATAAATACTAATATTGCCGGAAATTTGCCTAACTCTTTTTTGTGTCGGGCAACGGGGATATTTGCATCGGATACGACTCAATACATGGAAGAAGTTTCTAGAGATTATTTTTTATCTGACACGAACGAATTTATTGTGGATAATACGGACCCGGGTTGCAAGATCACACAACCTTCGACTTTGTTGAAATTAGTAAAAAACGAACACTTGAAGTCGCCCAAATCATGGATTCGATTTATAAATTTTAAAGAAGAAAACGCAATTTTCCCAACTTCCCAATGGAAAGAGTATATTGATCAAAATTGTCAAGGAACTACAATTCGAAGTTTTGTATTTACGCGGGGAAAATCGGGTGATTATCGTTTGACTTGGGAGGCTGATCTTCCAAAAGAAGGTGTGTATGAGGCTTTCGTGTATATTCCAAGTTATTCATTAAATATGATGCAGAAATATAAAATCTCACCGTTGGGTGGGGAGGAGAAAGTGGTTTATGTTGATACTAGAGGCGAGTGGTGTTCTTTGGGCGTATATAATTGCCTTCCTGGTGTAAATAAAATATCGCTTAGTGATGAAGGGGAAGAAAATCAGATTATTGTTGGTGATGCTATTAAATGGGTCTACCAAGGAAAAGCGATGGAATGATGATTGCAAGGCTATATTGGTATAATACAAAAAAAAGGAGATTCTTGGAATCTCCTTTTTTTGTATTATATCAGAAAAATTATTTCTTTCTGTTTTCCATGTGGTTCTTGTAACGGTTCATGAACTTGTCAACACGTCCTGCAGTGTCGATCAGTTTAATCTTACCGGTATAGAACGGGTGTGAAGAGTTGGAGATTTCCATCTTTACTAATGGATATTCAACTCCGTCGATCTCGATAGTCTCCTTCGTTGCAGCAGTAGACTTGGTGATTGTAGTCGTTCCATTAGACATATCTTTAAACGCTACTAATCTGTAATTTTCAGGATGTATGCCCTTTTTCATTTCGTATATAATTTTAAAATTGTTTCTTGGTTTAACGGGCAGCAAAGATAGTTGATTCATTATAAATCACAAAGAATTTCAGAGACTTTTTTAATTGAGAGCGAGAAAAGTCTGATGAAACGGGTTGAAATTCACGTGTTGTAGTGGGGAGGGTGGTTTCTGGATTAAAAAGTGATGCCGGAGTTTATGCTTGTCAAAACCTACTTCCGGCATTGGGAAATGGATAATGTTATTTCTGCGGGGAGACTTCTTTGCGAAGTTGGGAAAGTAATTCCTCTCCCACGAAACGTTCGAATGTTTCGGGTGTTGGGGTGTCCTTCTGCATTTTTATGGCAGCGAGGTATTTTGCCTTGTCTTCTCCCGGGATGATGATGAGCGGCTCCCGGAACATCATCTGGATATAGTTCATCATTAGGAGTCCGACGCTAATATTCCCAGCCCCGAAAGGTTTTATATGCATGAAACGATAGTGAAAGTCTGCGGCAAGTTTCACGGTCAGAATGTCGTGAACGTTACCTAGCTTTTCATTTGTCTCCTTGCATAATTGTTCCAGCATATCCGGGATTTGAGCGTAGTTGGCGAGAACGCCTTCTTCATAATACTCCTCTCCCAACCGAAAATCGCCTAGTGAGGTATCGTAACCACCGATTGTGGTGTATACTTCTTTGCCCGTGTGTTGCATTACTTTTGCGCTGACTTCCCGTACGAAGTCGAGCGAGAGTCTTTTGCGTTGTTGTGCGCATTTAACCAGGTAAAGGAAGGCGTTACTTAGGTCTTTTATCCGGTGCGTGTCTTCTCGTGTAACTTTGGGTGAGATCTCAATATCGTTCAGGATATTGAAAAAGTCCTGTTTCTTGATGTCCATGCCGTCTAGGCGGGCAATCTCGTAGAGTAATGTTTCCGACCGTCGGGGTGAATAGCCTTTCGTGTCCAGTTGCGCTCTTTCGAGGTATTCTTTGCGAGTTTTGCATAGTTCTTGCCACATAATCGTTCTTTTTTATCGATGATACGTGTAAACAAAACGGGGGGTTGTTTTTTTATGGTTATTTGTGACAAGGCGATTTATGTTGACAATTTTGTTTGGAATGTTGTATCTTTGTGCGCTCAAAAGAACGAATAAATATGATTAGGGTTGAGAGAGATAAAGTTGCGTTCTACCAGTTTTTGGAATTACGGGATTTTCCGGGATTAATTCATTTCGTGTCGGGAAGGGAAGGAGGCGTTAGTGTCGGCGGGCAATCTGCGTTGAATCTAGGGTTCATGGATGAGGATCGGGATGATCGGGTGTTGACTAACCGGATATTGCTGGCAGAGGCGGTTGGCTGTGGCGTGGATGATTTTATTTTTGGAGAACAAAAACACACCACTCACGTAGAAGTCGTGACCCGGGCACAGCGTGGTCGGGGAGGACGGGAAAAAGCAACCCGCTTGCCTTCGACGGATGCTTTGATTACGAGAGAAACGGGTGTTTGTCTGATGGTGCTTGCGGCCGATTGTGTGCCTGTTTTGATGTACGATCCCCGGATGCGGGTGATTGCTGCCGTCCATGCCGGATGGCGGGGTACGGTGGGAAGAATTGCTGCGAAGACCGAGGAACGGATGCGGGAGGAGTTCGGATGTGATCCTCGGGATATGATTGTTGGAATTGGCCCCTCTATCGGCCCTTGTTGTTTCGAGGTTGGAGAAGAGGTCGTTGAGGCGGCACTCGAGGGCTTGGGGGATTTGAAGGGCTTAGTGGAAACGGGGAAACACCCCGGGAAGTATCAGTTGAATCTGTGGGAGGCGAACCGTCGTCAATTACGGCAAGTGGGAGTGGAAGATGCTCGTATCGAAGTAGCGGGCATTTGTACCGTTTGTCATCATGATCAATTTTTTTCCTATCGAGGGGACCGGGGTAACACGGGACGATTCGGGGCGGGAATCATGTTAAATATATAAATGGAATGTTAGGAGGAATTTTTATTATTATGGCTTTTTATTTACTGGGAGAATGTTGTGCCTGGTTGATAAACGATTTCGTGCCGGGGAGCGTGTTGGGAATGATGTTTTTGTTCTTGGCATTATCCATGCGTTGGGTCAGGCCGGAGAGAGTGCGTCCGGTGGCTCGTTTCCTTTGTGATAATATGGCGTTTTTCTTTCTCCCGGCGGGAGTGGGGATTATCACGTCTATGGATGTGTTGTCTCGTTACTGGGACATCGTATTGGTGGTGGGGACGGTGACGACTTTGTTAGTTTTGATCGTGGTGGCGGTTTTGCAACAATGGCAAGAGGATCATCGGGCACATGGTAAAACGAATTAATTTGTAGGAAGATGCAGTCTATTATTTCGTCAGAGATATTTATAATAACATTAGTGGCCGGGGTATACTTGGCAGCGCTCTGGTTGTATCGGAAAACGAGATTGGCGCTCTTACATCCTTTGTTAGTTTCTATCCCGGCCTTGGTGGCGGTGATGAGCGTAATCGGGATTCCGTATGAATCTTTCCGACAAGGGAGCCGGATGATTAATTTCCTGCTGGGACCTTCTGTTGTGGCTTTGGGGTACGTGTTGTGGGAACAGGTGGAATATATGAAGAGTAATGCGGTGTCGATCATGACTTCTATTTTTGTCGGGAGTTTGGTGGGAATCGTGAGCGTAATTTGTATTGCTCGCTGGATGGGAGCGGACCACGTGTTGATAGCGACGTTGGAACCGAAGTCCGTGACGACCCCGATAGCGATGGGGGTAGCCGAGAAAGCGGGGGGTATTCCTGCCATTGCGGCGGTAATTGTTATCGTGGTGGGAATATTCGGGGGGATCGTGGGCCCTTTCGTGTTGAACAAATTGAATATCGATAGTAAGATTGCCCGGGGATTATCCCTTGGTGCCGCAGCTCACGGGTTGGGTACAGCTAGGGCAATGGAACTGGGTGCGTTGGAAGGGGCCATTAGTGGGTTGGCGATTGGTTTGATGGGGGTGATGACCGCTATATTGGTGCCTATTGTTGAATGGGTCATGTCATTATTCTAGGATGTTAAAGAATTTCACGGCTATCGATTTCGAGACGGCTAACCGTTACCCGACAAGCGCTTGCTCGATCGGAATTGTTGTCGTGCAGGATGGTGAGATCACGGAAGAGTTCTCGCATTTGATTAAGCCGGAGCCGTACTATTTTAACAAGAAGTTTATCGAGATTCACGGGATTACTCCCGCGATGGTGGAAGATGCGCCTTCGTTTTATGATTTGTGGAGTGTGATCGGGCATTACTTTGATACGGAAGCATTGGTTGCACATAATGCGGGATTTGATATAAGTGTTTTGAAGGCTTGCCTGGAACGGGCGGATTTATATGCTCGTTTGCCTGAATCTTTTTGTACTTGCCGGTTGTCCCGGAAGTGGGTGAAAGGCTTACCCAATTATAAATTGAATACTTTGTGTGATCATTTCGGGATAGCGTTAAATCACCATGAGGCGTTAAGTGATGCCCGAGGTGCGGCAAAAATCATGATTGAATTGTCGAAGTTGAGTCTTTTTCATGATTTTTTTCCTCACTGTCAGTGAGGAAAAAAATCATAATTTGCTGATGATTTCTTTGAATATGGCTCCCATTCGAGGTTGAGCGTGGTTGCCCACGTCCTGTACTTCCGCATGGTTCGTTTTTATGAGTTCCTCGCTGGCCGTGCTGTTCGTGATAACCGACATACCAAAGCATTCCATGTTCATGTGACGAGCCACGATGACCTCCGGTACGGTAGACATTCCCACGGCGTCTCCACCGATAACCCGAATCCAGTTATACTCTGCCGGTGTTTCGAAGGATGGCCCTTGCAGTCCGGCGTACACACCTTTTTGCAATGGAATATTTAGTTTCTTTCCAGCCTCTTCTGCCAGTTGAATCAAGCGTTTGCTATATGCCTCGGCCATTCCGGGGAAGCGAGGACCGAGTTCGTCGATATTTTTACCCCGTAGCGGGTGTTCCGGGAATAGGTTGATATGATCCCGAATGATCATCAGGTCGCCAACTAGGTAATTCGTGTTCACGCCCCCGGCCGCATTGGAAACAAAAAGGGTCTTTACCCCGAGAGCGTGCATCACTCTCACGGGAAAGGTCACTTCTTTCATGGAATATCCCTCGTAATAGTGGAAACGTCCCTGCATGGCAATGACTTTTTTGCCCCCGAAGGACCCGATAAGCAATTCTCCCCGGTGTCCCTGTACCGTGGAAACGGGAAAGTTTGGAATTGCCATATATGGGATGGCGTGTTCTATCTCTATTGATTTTCCCAGTTCTCCCAGTCCTGTTCCCAGGATAATACCAATGGAATGCTCTCCTTTCACGAAAGGAGCCAAATA from Butyricimonas virosa encodes the following:
- a CDS encoding type B 50S ribosomal protein L31; protein product: MKKGIHPENYRLVAFKDMSNGTTTITKSTAATKETIEIDGVEYPLVKMEISNSSHPFYTGKIKLIDTAGRVDKFMNRYKNHMENRKK
- a CDS encoding Fic family protein, which gives rise to MWQELCKTRKEYLERAQLDTKGYSPRRSETLLYEIARLDGMDIKKQDFFNILNDIEISPKVTREDTHRIKDLSNAFLYLVKCAQQRKRLSLDFVREVSAKVMQHTGKEVYTTIGGYDTSLGDFRLGEEYYEEGVLANYAQIPDMLEQLCKETNEKLGNVHDILTVKLAADFHYRFMHIKPFGAGNISVGLLMMNYIQMMFREPLIIIPGEDKAKYLAAIKMQKDTPTPETFERFVGEELLSQLRKEVSPQK
- the pgeF gene encoding peptidoglycan editing factor PgeF; this translates as MIRVERDKVAFYQFLELRDFPGLIHFVSGREGGVSVGGQSALNLGFMDEDRDDRVLTNRILLAEAVGCGVDDFIFGEQKHTTHVEVVTRAQRGRGGREKATRLPSTDALITRETGVCLMVLAADCVPVLMYDPRMRVIAAVHAGWRGTVGRIAAKTEERMREEFGCDPRDMIVGIGPSIGPCCFEVGEEVVEAALEGLGDLKGLVETGKHPGKYQLNLWEANRRQLRQVGVEDARIEVAGICTVCHHDQFFSYRGDRGNTGRFGAGIMLNI
- a CDS encoding CidA/LrgA family protein, which translates into the protein MLGGIFIIMAFYLLGECCAWLINDFVPGSVLGMMFLFLALSMRWVRPERVRPVARFLCDNMAFFFLPAGVGIITSMDVLSRYWDIVLVVGTVTTLLVLIVVAVLQQWQEDHRAHGKTN
- a CDS encoding LrgB family protein, giving the protein MQSIISSEIFIITLVAGVYLAALWLYRKTRLALLHPLLVSIPALVAVMSVIGIPYESFRQGSRMINFLLGPSVVALGYVLWEQVEYMKSNAVSIMTSIFVGSLVGIVSVICIARWMGADHVLIATLEPKSVTTPIAMGVAEKAGGIPAIAAVIVIVVGIFGGIVGPFVLNKLNIDSKIARGLSLGAAAHGLGTARAMELGALEGAISGLAIGLMGVMTAILVPIVEWVMSLF
- a CDS encoding 3'-5' exonuclease → MLKNFTAIDFETANRYPTSACSIGIVVVQDGEITEEFSHLIKPEPYYFNKKFIEIHGITPAMVEDAPSFYDLWSVIGHYFDTEALVAHNAGFDISVLKACLERADLYARLPESFCTCRLSRKWVKGLPNYKLNTLCDHFGIALNHHEALSDARGAAKIMIELSKLSLFHDFFPHCQ
- a CDS encoding purine-nucleoside phosphorylase, whose translation is MLDKIQESSKYLAPFVKGEHSIGIILGTGLGELGKSIEIEHAIPYMAIPNFPVSTVQGHRGELLIGSFGGKKVIAMQGRFHYYEGYSMKEVTFPVRVMHALGVKTLFVSNAAGGVNTNYLVGDLMIIRDHINLFPEHPLRGKNIDELGPRFPGMAEAYSKRLIQLAEEAGKKLNIPLQKGVYAGLQGPSFETPAEYNWIRVIGGDAVGMSTVPEVIVARHMNMECFGMSVITNSTASEELIKTNHAEVQDVGNHAQPRMGAIFKEIISKL